One genomic window of Pirellulales bacterium includes the following:
- a CDS encoding NaeI family type II restriction endonuclease: protein MANSDQEMEKVVARVHKLDQAGTRTAAVLRKTLDQLYDGLHTGRYRWDQLYKTEKTHCGTLVEINLQREFEFEDGVAMDYRIDGIEVDCKYSQSIGGWMIPPESIGHLCLLISADDEQSIWSLGVARIKEGILSGGGNRDAKRSITALGRNRITWIFRDAALLPNILLQLPRQVVDKIMALSNGQQRIDEIFRVAQKMRISRGVISTLGQQVDFMKRMRGNGGSRSRLKPEGIVILGHYEEHQRIAITLGVPVPQRGESVSVRVVRTKESGQGAVSLDGRFWRIAKPTDPIQPAPDCPYR, encoded by the coding sequence ATGGCCAATTCCGATCAAGAAATGGAGAAGGTCGTCGCAAGAGTCCACAAATTGGATCAAGCAGGTACGCGAACCGCCGCCGTTCTCCGAAAGACTCTCGACCAACTGTACGATGGGCTGCACACCGGCCGTTATCGCTGGGATCAACTATATAAAACAGAGAAGACACATTGCGGCACTCTCGTCGAAATCAATTTGCAAAGAGAGTTTGAGTTCGAGGACGGGGTGGCAATGGACTATCGCATCGATGGAATCGAAGTCGATTGCAAGTATTCACAATCGATAGGTGGGTGGATGATCCCTCCTGAATCGATAGGACATTTGTGTCTGCTAATTTCAGCCGACGACGAACAAAGCATTTGGAGTCTTGGAGTAGCAAGGATTAAAGAGGGAATTCTCAGTGGGGGCGGAAATAGGGATGCCAAACGTTCAATTACTGCTTTGGGCCGCAATAGGATTACCTGGATCTTTAGAGACGCGGCTTTGCTCCCGAACATTCTGTTGCAACTACCTCGCCAAGTCGTCGATAAGATTATGGCCCTTTCCAATGGTCAGCAGCGAATCGACGAAATCTTCCGGGTTGCTCAAAAGATGAGGATTAGCCGAGGCGTGATTTCTACACTTGGTCAACAAGTCGATTTTATGAAGCGAATGCGCGGCAACGGCGGATCGAGAAGCCGCCTAAAGCCCGAGGGAATCGTTATCCTTGGTCACTATGAGGAACACCAGCGCATCGCCATTACACTTGGCGTTCCCGTTCCGCAGCGAGGCGAATCCGTCAGCGTACGAGTGGTTCGCACAAAGGAATCGGGACAAGGTGCCGTTAGTCTCGACGGTCGATTTTGGCGAATTGCAAAACCAACCGATCCAATACAGCCTGCGCCAGATTGCCCATACCGTTAG